DNA sequence from the Asticcacaulis sp. AND118 genome:
CGCTGAATGGGCTATCCTTTTCGCTTCAGGACGGCGATCGTCTGGGGTTGATCGGGCATAATGGCGCAGGCAAAACCACGCTTTTGAAAGTCTTGGCCGGCGTCTACGAGCCTGACCGCGGCAAGGTCGAAATCAATGGTCGAATTTCGTCTATGATCGATCCCGGACTTGGGTTGGATCTCGAACTGACCGGCCGTGAAAACCTCATTAATATGGGGCGCATTCGCGGCTACACGACCAAGCAAATCCTCACGAAGATGGCCGACATCGTCGAATTTACGGATTTGGGCCACTTTATAGATCTGCCGGTAAAAACCTACTCCGCCGGTATGTTGACCCGACTGATCTTTGGCGTAGCCACCAGCCACGATCCGGAAATCCTGCTGATGGACGAATGGATTGGTGCCGGGGACAAATACTTCTTTGATAAGGCCACGGCGCGTCTCAACGACATTCTGACGCGCTCACGCGTTATCGTGCTGGCCAGTCATAATTATGCGCTCATTCAAGAACTGTGTAACAAGCTTCTTGTTCTTGACGGTGGCCGTCAAGTCTATTTTGGTGACATCAAGGGCTGGGACGAACACAACAACCGCCCCGTAGAAACAGCGCAGGCCAATTAATCACTTGCAGGACGACAGTTCGCACTATCGACTGTCATCCTGTGATTTTTTGCACCCAGAGACGTCTGGCGCTTTTGCGCGGTTAACGATGCGCATCATAGGCCTATTACTCTCCGGGACCAATTGCAGGGTGGGTATGACAAACCTGGCCCACGTCAAAAAAACGCGCCCGGCACCGGTGACGGCATCAGCATACCACGGCCTTGGTATATTTTCGCCCCGCCTGCGCCCAGGCACTTTGCCGCCTATGCGTGCATATGGGTAATTGTCACTCTTCTTTAGGTCGCCGCTTCATAACTCCCGGAAATTTCCCTTTTCGACGGGCCTGATGCCTATCCTTGCTTGCATTTCTCCAGACAAACCGTCAAATAGATCAGCTAAGGCGAATGATACCGTTATAGAAAAGCAATACCCGTACCTATTTTAAACTGACTATGTTCAGTTAAGTCTAAGGCCTCTAAAGGAGCACCCTGTGAAAAGAGAACACTTCTTTTCCAACCCCAAAGATGTCGTTTTTTATATGGCGCGCATGAATATATACGCGCTCGTTCAGGGTTTTGCTAAGGGTAAACGTGTTTTAGATTGGAATGGCTCCGAAGTCGCCGGCGTTAGCCTGTTGTCCGAGGTAGCGGGTAAATTGACCGTTTGCACCCATTCACACCTGCTCGCCGCTGAGTTGAAGCAAAAATTTGGCCGAAGCAAGGATATTGTCATTGCCCACAGCGATCCGATGGTCGACGACCTTCCCAAAGGCGCCTTCGACCTGATCGTCATAACGGTTCCCCCCAAGGGCCACTTCGTGAAGGCCACCGAACGAGCCAAAACGCTCCTCACGCCGTCGGGTATGCTCGCTATCGCTATAGAAGATGATTTGCTTTTTGAGGATGTCGACGAAACTCAGACGTCCTCCAGGCTCGCATTGAATAATCTTTTCAAAAACTGTGAATATTTAAATGTAAGGGCCAGCCCTTTTACCCTTATATCGTCTACAGAGGATGGAGATTTCGGGAGTAACGAGCCGGGCAAACAGGTTTCTATCTCCATTAATCCGCGTCTGGATTCCCCGCTTGAACCTCTCCAAACCAAATCAGGCATGGTTCAAGCGGCCTTTTGTTCCGATGCACCGTTTGAACCACTTGAGCCTCGCACCCTATCCTTGATGGGTG
Encoded proteins:
- a CDS encoding ABC transporter ATP-binding protein; protein product: MSKTVIDLHGVELAYPIYSVRAQSLRNTIANLAVGGKLLKSGQDVIHVGALNGLSFSLQDGDRLGLIGHNGAGKTTLLKVLAGVYEPDRGKVEINGRISSMIDPGLGLDLELTGRENLINMGRIRGYTTKQILTKMADIVEFTDLGHFIDLPVKTYSAGMLTRLIFGVATSHDPEILLMDEWIGAGDKYFFDKATARLNDILTRSRVIVLASHNYALIQELCNKLLVLDGGRQVYFGDIKGWDEHNNRPVETAQAN